The proteins below come from a single Gossypium raimondii isolate GPD5lz chromosome 2, ASM2569854v1, whole genome shotgun sequence genomic window:
- the LOC105788915 gene encoding BTB/POZ domain-containing protein At5g60050 gives MASREVSTMIKQGFISDPTLSLSFSPSRTTLSSRPYSPSSSPPPPPPPPPPTESARSSHNNPTLFEMMSEEALRGSKTIEESRKKTQRRVAKFLTELKAYSFKNGGLGLSDVKLTVVSRDGYRVAMDVHRRVLSEKSRFFAEKLSQRREKGVSHTVEISECDDVEVYVETVVLMYCDDLKKRLIGENVTKVLALLKVSAAIMFDAGISSCLEYLEAVPWSEDEEEKVVSHLSQLELDGSMTEVLQRVSSEPSTSARSDGILLNLLSGVLQAKDDKARREMKTLFSRLLREDSFDDDNRFDVSKDTLYHLCHRCLSSLVLCLSEAMAIDGSRRDRGVLMAEIAREADNLQWIVDILIEKRMANDFVKLWADQRELAELHSKIPTMYRHGISRITAQLCIAIGRGNILVGKESRFSLLATWLEALYDDFGWMRSASKSVDKKLVEDGLSHTILTLSMRQQQAILLKWFDRFLNKGDDCPNIQRAFEVWWRRAFIRQYTDAEDSSQLQITVCSYPS, from the exons ATGGCTTCAAGAGAAGTATCAACAATGATAAAACAAGGGTTTATTTCAGACCCAACACTCTCTTTGTCTTTCTCTCCATCAAGAACAACTCTCTCATCAAGACCCTATTCTCCTTCCTcatctcctcctcctcctcctcctcctcctcctccaacAGAGTCAGCTCGGTCGAGTCACAACAACCCGACGCTCTTCGAGATGATGTCAGAGGAAGCCCTCCGTGGGTCCAAAACCATTGAAGAATCTCGGAAAAAGACCCAACGCCGAGTTGCTAAGTTCCTAACTGAGCTCAAAGCCTATAGCTTCAAGAACGGGGGGCTAGGATTAAGTGATGTTAAGCTGACCGTAGTGTCAAGAGATGGGTATAGGGTGGCAATGGATGTGCACAGGAGGGTTTTGTCTGAGAAAAGCAGGTTCTTTGCTGAAAAGTTGAGTCAAAGGAGAGAGAAAGGAGTGTCTCACACAGTGGAAATCAGTGAATGTGATGATGTTGAGGTTTATGTTGAAACTGTTGTTTTGATGTATTGTGATGATCTAAAGAAGAGGTTGATTGGTGAAAATGTTACCAAAGTCTTGGCTTTGCTTAAG GTTTCTGCGGCCATTATGTTTGATGCAGGGATTAGTTCTTGCTTGGAGTATTTGGAAGCTGTTCCGTGGTCTGAGGATGAAGAGGAAAAAGTTGTATCTCATCTCAGCCAACTTGAGCTTGATGGGTCGATGACTGAAGTTCTTCAGAGAGTATCATCTGAACCATCTACTTCTGCAAGATCGGATGGCATCCTCTTGAACCTTCTTAGTGGTGTTCTTCAAGCCAAGGATGATAAAGCACGTCGAGAAATGAAGACCCTTTTTTCACGGTTACTTAGAGAAGATTCATTTGATGATGACAATCGGTTTGATGTCTCGAAAGACACTCTTTATCATCTCTGTCACAGATGTCTCAGTTCTCTTGTTCTCTGCTTATCTGAAGCTATGGCAATTGACGGTAGTAGGCGAGATCGAGGAGTTTTAATGGCTGAAATAGCTCGAGAAGCTGACAATTTGCAGTGGATCGTTGATATTCTAATAGAAAAGAGAATGGCAAACGACTTTGTGAAGTTGTGGGCAGATCAAAGGGAACTTGCAGAGCTTCATTCAAAGATCCCTACCATGTACCGGCACGGAATCAGTAGGATCACCGCTCAACTATGTATTGCGATAGGTAGAGGAAACATCTTGGTAGGTAAAGAAAGCCGGTTCTCGCTGCTGGCGACATGGTTGGAAGCACTTTATGATGATTTTGGGTGGATGAGAAGTGCATCTAAATCGGTAGACAAGAAACTAGTAGAAGATGGATTGAGCCACACAATTCTTACGCTATCTATGAGGCAACAACAGGCTATTTTGCTGAAGTGGTTCGACCGGTTTCTGAATAAAGGGGATGATTGTCCCAATATCCAGAGAGCATTTGAAGTTTGGTGGAGAAGGGCTTTCATTAGACAATACACTGATGCGGAGGACAGTTCCCAGTTGCAAATAACTGTCTGCAGCTACCCAAGTTGA